The genomic region GCGCGCTGCAGTAACAGAGCGGCTGGGAACCGATGATGCGGCAATGGTCGAGGGTGAGGTGGTCGGAATACCAGCCGAGGAATTCCCCGCGCAGCACGCAGTTTCTCACGGTGACATGCCGCGCGTGCCAGAAGGCGTCGCGGCTGGTGACCTCGCCGTTTTCAAATACGGCATGATGCAGGTACTGCAGGGCGTACCTGCCCTTGAAACGCACCTGGTCGAAAACGGCGTCTTCCGCACGCAGCATGAAATAGTCGCTTTCCACCGTGCACCCGTGCATGTCCACATGACGGGAAAACCAGCCGAATTCCGCCGAGTTCACGTCGCACCCGCGCAGGACGGCCCCGTCGCACTCGCGCAGCGCCTTGATGCCGTGCAGCACGCTTTCCGTTATGGTGATATCCCTGGAATACCAGAGCGCGGCGCGGCAGCCTTCGTTCATGCGGCAGCGCCGTATGTCCAGCCCCTGCACATGCCAGAAGGGGTAACGCAGGCGAAAATCGCACTCTTCCGCCACAATGTCCGAAGCTTCCTTGACGGCGCTTTCCCCGTCGGCGGGCCCGTCGAAGGTGCAGCGCTTCAGGTGCAGGCCCTTTTCGCCGTAAAGGGCGCGTTCCTCATCAAAAGTCTGATTCTCTATGGTTCTCAT from Mailhella massiliensis harbors:
- a CDS encoding DUF3737 family protein, which gives rise to MRTIENQTFDEERALYGEKGLHLKRCTFDGPADGESAVKEASDIVAEECDFRLRYPFWHVQGLDIRRCRMNEGCRAALWYSRDITITESVLHGIKALRECDGAVLRGCDVNSAEFGWFSRHVDMHGCTVESDYFMLRAEDAVFDQVRFKGRYALQYLHHAVFENGEVTSRDAFWHARHVTVRNCVLRGEFLGWYSDHLTLDHCRIIGSQPLCYCSALRLIDCELVDTDLCFEKSEVDAVLTAPVESIKNPRSGRIVAPAVEEIIRDDEDSRAEIVLTGMAGGSGHNG